In a genomic window of Glycine max cultivar Williams 82 chromosome 13, Glycine_max_v4.0, whole genome shotgun sequence:
- the LOC102664269 gene encoding uncharacterized protein, producing the protein MTMKMAHKIWNFVKEEYEGSEKIKGMQALNLIRELEMQRMKDSETSKDYVDKLLGIANKIRLLGTEIPNSRIVQKILVTIPEKYEATLTSLENSKDLSTITLVELLTALQAPEQRRLMRQEGTTEGALVAKSLDKKKKGKSGSFNHKNGSKSSHDFPSCPFCKKKQSSTDEVLVEARCEMP; encoded by the coding sequence ATGACGATGAAAATGGCACACAAAATCTGGAATTTTGTGAAGGAAGAGTATGAAGGCAGTGAGAAAATCAAAGGAATGCAAGCTTTGAATCTGATTCGAGAACTTGAGATGCAGAGGATGAAAGATTCGGAGACAAGCAAAGATTATGTGGACAAGCTTCTCGGCATTGCAAACAAAATACGTCTTCTTGGCACTGAAATTCCTAACTCTCGAATTGTTCAAAAAATACTTGTAACAATTCCAGAAAAATATGAAGCCACATTGACTTCCTTGGAGAACTCAAAAGATCTTTCTACTATCACCTTGGTAGAGCTTTTGACCGCACTTCAGGCTCCAGAACAAAGAAGACTCATGAGACAAGAAGGTACTACTGAAGGGGCTTTGGTAGCTAAATCACTggacaaaaaaaagaagggcAAGTCAGGAAGTTTCAACCACAAAAATGGTAGCAAATCCTCTCATGATTTTCCATCATGtcctttttgtaaaaaaaaacaatcatccaCAGATGAAGTGTTGGTGGAGGCCAGATgtgaaatgccataa